In Odocoileus virginianus isolate 20LAN1187 ecotype Illinois chromosome 15, Ovbor_1.2, whole genome shotgun sequence, a genomic segment contains:
- the CCN4 gene encoding CCN family member 4 has translation MRWLLPWTLVAAAAAGGTLAVALSPAPTAMGPTAAPLEDTSRPQFCKWPCECPAAAPRCPMGVSLITDGCECCKVCAQQLGDNCTEAAVCDPHRGLYCDYSGDHPRYAVGVCAQLVGVGCVLDGVRYNNGQSFQPNCKYNCTCVGGAVGCTPLCLRARPPRLWCRRPRRVSVPGRCCEQWVCEDDARRPRKTAPRHTGTSGTTDEIEPWHKNCITYTSPWSPCSTSCGLGVSTRISNVNARCWPEQESRLCNLRPCDVDLQPHIKEGKKCLAVYQPEAPVNFTLAGCTSTRAYRPKYCGVCTDSRCCIPYKSKTISVSFQCPDGPGFSRQALWINACFCNLSCRNPNDIFADLDSYPEFSEIAN, from the exons GCCCTCTCTCCAGCCCCCACGGCCATGGGCCCCACCGCGGCCCCGCTGGAGGACACTTCACGCCCTCAGTTCTGCAAGTGGCCGTGCGAGTGCCCGGCGGCCGCGCCCCGCTGCCCGATGGGCGTCAGCCTCATCACAGATGGCTGTGAGTGTTGCAAGGTGTGTGCCCAGCAGCTGGGGGACAACTGCACGGAGGCTGCGGTCTGCGACCCCCACCGGGGCCTTTACTGCGACTACAGTGGGGACCACCCGAGGTACGCAGTAGGAGTGTGTGCAC AGCTGGTCGGCGTGGGCTGCGTGCTGGACGGCGTGCGCTACAACAACGGCCAGTCCTTCCAGCCCAACTGCAAGTACAACTGCACCTGCGTGGGCGGCGCGGTGGGCTGCACGCCGCTGTGCCTCCGCGCGCGCCCCCCGCGCCTCTGGTGCCGCCGCCCCCGGCGGGTCAGCGTGCCCGGGCGCTGCTGCGAGCAGTGGGTGTGCGAAGACGACGCCAGGAGGCCCCGCAAGACGGCGCCGCGCCACACGGGCACCTCCG GGACCACAGATGAGATAGAGCCGTGGCACAAGAACTGCATCACGTACACCAGCCCCTGGAGCCCCTGTTCCACCAGCTGCGGCCTGGGGGTCTCCACCCGCATCTCCAACGTCAACGCCCGGTGCTGGCCTGAGCAGGAGAGCCGCCTCTGCAACCTGCGGCCATGCGACGTGGACCTCCAGCCACACATCAAG GAAGGGAAGAAGTGTCTGGCCGTGTACCAGCCAGAAGCGCCCGTGAACTTCACGTTGGCCGGCTGCACCAGCACTCGCGCGTACCGGCCCAAGTACTGCGGGGTCTGCACGGACAGCCGGTGCTGTATCCCCTACAAGTCCAAGACCATCAGCGTCTCCTTCCAGTGTCCCGATGGGCCCGGCTTCTCCCGCCAGGCCCTGTGGATTAACGCTTGCTTCTGCAATCTGAGCTGTCGGAATCCCAATGATATTTTTGCCGACTTGGACTCCTACCCTGAATTCTCAGAGATTGCCAATTAA